Part of the Quercus robur chromosome 5, dhQueRobu3.1, whole genome shotgun sequence genome, CAAAAgctcttcaagcttgatttttgaccgttcccctcagtcaaatctattcacaatcaataaaaaattgattagtaatcttaaactcgaAGATCAAGGCTAGAAAATGccccaatcaaaagaaaattgacttggggatgttttgtgaaaaactctttctttgattcactatttctagttaATCTTAATGTTTTCCTTTAAGATTTCtttgtgttttgaaaaggtaccatgcatggctatttatattgtgaaaatggggGTTtgtgttaaggacatattttatataattggctaatcctttgacaaaaaacactttacttgtaatcgggtagatctaggatgggtttaagacttcaagaaacatgttgttcaagtcaagtgttaaagccatgaagatctgaccaagaaacaagtgaagaagagctGTTCATTTAAGCTCGACAGTAATCTCGACAGAAGCTGGACACAAGCTGTTTATGTTGAGATCTACGAAATcagaatttccagatctgagTTTTGGTCCTagctgacatgtatgtgtagggtttcttttctcacaaccctagacatatataagacttattttaaaggccgttatACATGGGAGAACACACGTAGAAAGTGAcctagtgccttattctctctgcaaGAAGTTACTATGtcttttgcgccttagggttttgtaaccaagtacttcttggttttcattattgatgaagtgaagaactttgcagccaacatcttcttcaagttgctggaagttagtcacgtactgggattcgtgcatcattAGAGGCGTTCATATACTAGAGAGTTCAGAGATTCTGAAGCGGttgaaggtttctgctgtaagttcatctactgggattgtagagtctagggataAAAGTTTTGTATTAGATCTGaaatagtgaattgcttttcgggaaggtttccccctaggttttttactgtgaaactagtttatttcattggtttttctaggtcatcatatcttgtctcaTTTACTATTCCactgtgcatgatattgatatttgtttgttttaacaaaatttattcataataaatctaattaacaacttaggtttaaaacttgttaattctatcaatcggggtctaaatttcccaacagtTTGGAACTGCTTCCAGACGATGtgagattcattccaaacctcagcaTTAACGTAGAaaacttgccttttttttttttaatgtttctagAACCCTACATGCGCGCACAGGTTTGAGCATGCGTGCGTAGGCCGAGGGCTTTCTTGGCTTTAcctttccaaaaataaatttattttctcattaaaagttatattttccattttaatatttcttaagtcaatttaacatttgATTGGGTCTTAAACCAACCTTAGGTCTTAGAATTTTAGTatcattggggaatgggggCACGAGTCGtaaagggtacaaaatgcggtgtctgcATCTCTGAACATGTGTTATggagtgcctaacaccttccccacacataTCTAGACTTCCAAACTCAAGAATCATGATATTTTGCTATCCGCATTAAATTAGGAAAAACGACCATTTTTCTTATCCTAGGACTGGTAATAAAATCGAATAGagtcaggtgaccaatcacatcttagaaaaacccaatgattggtggtgacttcacttacctttaATAAATAATAGGTTCAAATCAACTCATTCTAATCACCTGCATTGTTGCAATGGGTGGTCGACTGCGGTGAGGCATTGACAACTACCttcttcaaatttaaaaacgtcacattttaatgcataatgCTTGGAACGAAGAGAGGGAAAGATGCTAAGTGCGCCCCTCCTACCCTTACATAGTCACCGACAACCTTGTTTTCAATGCCACACAATCAATAACACCTTCGAGTGTTTTAATGTTAACACCCATCCCTATGGTGTCTCAACTAACTATTTTCTCATCATTACAACAAGCACAAAGCAAAATCTTGTGATCCTAACTTTCATTTGCAATTCTCACAAGAACACGATACAGGGGGCTGACAGCCCACATAGTGGCTATGCCTTATCTCTACATTATATTGGCAAGTGATATCTTCGCTTCATTCCATCTCAAATGTGCTACCCTAAGGCGGCCAGCAATATCGCTTAGTGCTCATGATTACGACTTCATCATAAATATTCTTGGCAAACACAATATCAACAAATTGGCCAATAAGCAAGCAACTCATAAATTGACACATGCTTAATGCAGTCCAATTTACATAAAGATGCAAGGTCGTTCATCATAATCTTCTCATATGGACCCAAGCTGAGCTTTCACTTCGCTTCCTCGAATTGTTAGCCAAGCATATTACTTATTCTATTCCCAACGCCAAGGCTAACTCAATATCAAGTGTGGTAGCACTACGAGCTGATTTCTATGGCTTGCAACTATTGGAATCAATGGGGAGTTGATTTTAATATGAAATTAGGCTTTAATTACAACAAGAACTCAACCTCATGAGTTGGTACCTCACGGTGTGTCTATGACTTCCCAAAGAAAATCCATCCTACAAAATCAAGGACACAAATTATTCAACACATCGCCAACCAtatccaaagaagaagaaaaagaaaaagaaaactcacaAAGTTGGCATCACATTCTCCTTGATCAAGCTTACACAAAGAATGAATTTGAAGCCATCATCTTGGACCACTAGATCTTCCCCCACAAGCTGCTAGACATGGCAAATTGGCAGGTCGGGTCAGGTTAGGTTCAGGATAGGTCAATCGGGTTTTAGGtcaaaaacgggtcatttttagcAGGTTAAAAACGAGTTCAGGTCAATTGGGTTGCGGGTCGAGTTAGGTTGActcgtatttttcacatgaattttttcttattattattataaagaaaacaacatgtatttgccatttggatattcatgcaacaaattacttgatgtaaaatgcattactttgaattcatcacttatatcaagaatgaactcagttaaacttattaatacttattcaataattttaaaattatacaaatcccaaCATTgctaactaaaacaaaataacacaaagataagtacaacaaatacacaagttttatttttacacaatatcaacatcccaaaatataaaacaaaatttcaaatgacttattggataactcatttgacaaagactaaaaacatataagaaatttacaatcttgaaaataaattttttaatctattatcaattgtggttgacactccatttcaatttgagaatatacattaaagtttgattgtttacttatttatacatgatcttttttttataaatgtcaTATTACTGTTAAGTAACATACACTCtagaaaatatcataatttattttgaaaaaccatttattttggacacaaattgttaaaaaataggtctaacattcataatttatactaatttgatactttggcttcactATATTCACACTTATGAATGTTTCTCACACatgtttacaattttaaatctatgtttttaactctactataaccagattatcttggcatttactttgctatttgatatctaaaaatctttactcattataAAATGCTCAaccattcatctttcaattcatttgcatgcagttatgtaaatgtctcaattgtttccttaaaactcacaacaaacaattacaccaatattgtcttaattatatttttttttacccaaattaaaaaaaaaaaaaatggttcgggtcATAGGTTGGGTCAGGTTGACCCGCAAAAACACGAGTCAGGTCATAgatcaacccgtttttgctatgggtcaaaaaaattgggttcgggttcgggttcgaGTCAGGTCAGGTTAGAAAATTCTTACTCGTTTTACCATGTCTACAAGCTGCATCACCATAAGCAGCGTGCCTatccctaaaaaaaatgtaattttgatcTTCATGATCAAACATAACAAACTGTTCTTGGGTCCTTCGCAAAAACCCGGTTACTCCTTCACAACATTGATGTCACCATCATCAGACATTGTCTTTTCCTCTTCCACCATGGGATGCCAAGCTTGGTTCACAATTTCCTCTTGGATTAGTAATTTATCATGGAGACACTAACTATAATTGGAATTCATGATTGAAACTGTCAAAGCCTCATAGGCATCAGCCGCCAAGCACTATATTTGCTTGTTGGGACTTGTACGGTTGGATCTCCTAGTCGTAATACACAAATAATATGAACTGATAACCATTTTTATTGTGGTTTACCGGTGATTCACATATAGGGGGACTCCTTCGGTATATATCTTTACAATCTATAGCTTTGTTAGCTCCATCCCTAACCTAATCTATCACTTCCTAGTAAGACCTCACCATTGAAGCCATGTAtgcatggttgtcaaaatcgtgatctggatcgtaggatcgcacgattttacgatcccatCTCACCAAAATGTTTAGAATCACACTAGGATTGTATGTAGGGTCATGTAGGATCGTAGGATTGTATGAGATCCTACCGATCCTACcaaaacatcaattttttttttctatgttgtgatggtatggatttttattttttattttttataaaattatgttaacctaagcaaatgttttctagtttttatttcacttataatcaaaataaaggaatgcttcatcatttctaaatgaagaatttataTTGGCTTTGCTACATTTTAAGTtataatgttgttaaatttgtttgatcaatatattaatttgtgttataatattactaaaatgtttttcttatatataattttattagtatgcttgtatttgtatattgattgatttattttttttagcacgCTCTGTAATTGTTGCTAAGCggtataacttgaatagttgagtgtGAAGTTGTATCTTGATATCTTTTGCAGCTTTAGAATACAAATGTACAAtgtctacatagatgatgaTTAGGACGGTGGTCATAAGAACCCTataatgagaataattaaatgttcacttcaccttaatattaatcttgcttttggatttcatattttagTTAACTAGTTTCCATTTGAtaacttattttgaattttgaacttggaacttagaacttggaaaatatttccatattgttgataaatattttggtgtttggttgctaattaaacatttattgaactttttagatacattgagTCAAAAcgtaaatatatttgtttcgttaGTATAGATGTAGCGAtgtatgacatgcaaattatatcatataatgcaaatctttttttattttttatttttattttttttttatggataaatttacaatttatgtgattattcaacatacaaagtcattatcaatgtgtttttttctttaaatatgaaaatatgtaggatcttacgatttACGATCCgatcttacgatccacgatcTCACCTATCTCTCACGATCCTAtgtaggatcccgattttgacaactttgCATGTATGCACGTTTGAATTTTTGTAGTGCATCATAATAATTAGAGAAGTAAACCTTAATTTGTTCCTTATCCACTAGATCCGtgagttttttttaaagaatttatggGATTCAATCATACGTAGCTTGTACTATGTCAACGATTATTGCAATTGAGAGTAAGGCAAGACGATGTTAGTCATAGTCCTCAGATTTCTTACAGATGTTTGCCCATCTTTTCAAACATTTGCATGAATATTGTAGGGACTCATAGTCCTCAGATTTCTTGCAAATGTTTTCCCATATTTTCAAACATTTGCATGAATATTGTAGGGACCATGTCACCTATATATAATAGTGATggtcccttttttttaatcaatattgACAGAAGTCActactaattaaaatatatgatatataaaaattaaatccatCACATATATGTGACAAAAATGGTATACAAgtgaaaaagataaagaaaattataaaaaataaaaagaaataatattaacACAAAGATGTAACCAAAGATGTACTGAATATAATGCAATAATACCATAttgattgagagagagatatcattACAAATAAGTATTAATGCAAGCAAGTCGTTATAATTAATAAGATATTGTCAGTGTAAGATATTGTCAACATAATCTTTTGCgatctataataaaaataggTAGGCTAAGGTCCTTATAATTCAATTACTATCTCTTAGTGTTATTCTTATTTAGTGTTATTCATAAGAATAACACTAAGAGGTAGTAATTGAACTATAAGGACCTTAGCCTAcctatttttattatagatcACAAAAGATTATGTTGACAATATCTTACACTGGCAATATCTTATTAATTATAACATAAGAAATATCGATTAGCCTCCCCATTTTGAAAGTGAGATCTGATAGTGGTGATTGACGTTTTGGGGAGCTCTCATATTCATCACTACATTCTCCAATTTTCAGAAGTGCAGCCGTAAGTGAAGTTTGAGCTTTATCATAATTTTGAAAACCCGCACCGTCACTTGCACGAAGCATATTCTCGTGTGCATCACCAATATCGCTTTCGCAATTCTGAAGTCGAGTCTTATCCACTGGGTCTGTGAGTGTTTTACGAACATCTGGAATTCGATTAACGGCAACTGCTATTACTTTCAAGTTTAATTCAATAGAAATGAGTTCCAGCGTAGGTAAAGCAGATTTAATGCTACGTTCGTCTGAAAGTAAAGATGACAAGCAAAACTCATAGTCCGTGGAATTGTGGCAAATGCTTTCAACAAGGGCTCGATCTGCATTAGAAACTTGGTAGAAAAGAGAGGTGACTAGTAGAGGGATTACCAAGATTGATAGGCAACTAATCGGAGAggccattttctttttcttttttctaatttctttgTCAAGAATGATATTGTTGATTTATGTATCTTTTGGCTTCCTATTTATAGTATATTAGGTAGGCATGAGATAGAGTTATTTTCcactaaggctgtgtttggttgccgtaaaacgttttccggaaaatacatattttccggaaatgctaatttctggaaaaggaaaatatttctctgtgtttggttgcatttcaaaaaaattttcggaaaatattttctagtgtttggaaaagaagaaaggaaaacacaaatcagAAAACACAACCCAGAACACATCCAGAAAACCCACCGGCGCGAaggcgatctcgccggcgcgaacgatcgcgaaggcgagatcgacgaacgatcgcgatcgtcgacgatcgcgatcgacgaacgcgctcgtcgatcgcgctcgtcgatcgcgccgctcgatcgacgatcgcgatcgtgatcgtcgatcgcgccgctcgatcgacgatcgcgatcgtgcACCGCGCCGCTCATCGTCGCGGTGCGATCGTCGGACGAGCGGCGCGATCGTTGATCGCGCCGCTCGTCGGCGCGatcgtccctctctctctctgatctgggctctctcttctctctctctctctctctctttttccggaagtgaaatgaagtgaaaatgaaggcaGAAATCATTTTCCGTGGTCAAACGGAAAATTCGTGGTCaaccggaaatgattttccggaaaataacgttttccgtgacagccaaacaccgaattttccggaaaatcatttccggaattAGTTTGAAGTCAATTCAAACGCACcctaaatatttttggaaaacaactctattgCATGCCAAGTCAaataagaaaagttaaaaaatagtttGACTTTGACCCATTATTTTTAGATACTACTAGACACAAGAAAACGCGGAAACTATTTTTAGATACTACTTGACACAAGAAAACAcggaaaattatcaaaataaactaaattaaaatttctagaaaatgaatcatttaccaaaaagcatttattttttagaaaactatcTAGGACAAGTAGTAGTGTTATTATCTCCTGATAAGACTTGAAGTTTCTTTGCATCATAGCCAATGTTACAAACATTATTGTGTAGTCTTCTTTTAGTGCTTCATAAACAATCCTGGACGAACAGCTGCCACTGGATTTACATGCCCACATCCGCAGGCAAATTCACCACCCAGACTTTTGGTATCACTCATGGGCAAAGCTGCAGATAAAATATAACATTTCGGAAATATTAACTTAAAggagtgagaaaaaaaaaagagattatggaGAGTTTTGTTAGGATTGAAAGATTACTAGTAGCCATAAGGGCAGACTTGATAGCTAAAGGAGACCAATCAGGGTGAAATGTCTTGAAATAGGCAGCTGCACCAGAAACATGGGGGCAAGCCATAGAGGTTCCATATTGTATATTGTAGTTAACACGCCTTGACTCATCAGGGCTAAACGAGGGTGAAGTGATTGGGGAATATGCCGCTAAGATATCCACCCCTGGGGCACTTAAATCTGGCTGCAATACACTTAGCCAAATATGAGCAAAAAATAGACTTGTAGGAAAGACTAAGAGTTGTAGTTTACAATCATATACTTCTATAATATCTGGTGTAAAACATATTATGGGATGCAGATGGAAATTAACACTGTTTTATTTAGCCCATCATTATTATGGAATTTCTTGATGTTCATATGAAATAAATTGATAATGAAAATCTTCGGTGTTTCTTTTATATGTAAACAAAGTGGTGGAtacataaatatttgtagagtaTAGGAAAAGTCAAAATCTTCAGTGTAGCTATTTGTTATTGTTGCATCCCATGTGTTTGGTAAAATTCACTTTAGacatcttatatttttattctcattgCAGGATTGGAGATTCTAGCTTTCCCTTGCATTCAGTTTGGTGGGCAAGAACCtggatcaaacccaaaaatcaagcAATTTGCTTGTACAAGGTTGAAAGCAGAATTCCTGATTTTTTATTAGGTGtgtcaatttcatttttcttctctatatatataacataatgAGCAGAGAGCAGTACTCAAATACCATAATTTGTGCACAACAGGTTGATGTCAATGGGCCAAGTATAGCTCCAGTTTACCAGTTCCTGAAATTGAGCGCTGGAGGGTTTTTAGGTGATCTTATaaagtgaaattttgaaaagttcTTGGTAGACAAAAATGGTAAAGTTGTTGAAAGATACCAACCAACTGAAAGTTTACTTGAGAAAACAGAGTTTTTCCAACAATGGTGgaagaacaaaataaaagattgagagagagagagagagagaggaagtggAGAGAGCTGTGAGAGAATGAATGAAATGAATAGCCACTATTTTCATTCTGATACATCTTTACgtgaatatatatacacaatctCAAAGATAGATTACTCTAACTACCTAACCGTAGATCCGTAAAAATTGGGACGGTTACATAAGTGAGTGACACGTCATCAGCTACAAACTCTAACCTCCAGACCGACCTTAATTAACATCACCAACAGCTGGACTTTTCTGCAACTAAACTCTGATATTTTACAAGTCAAAGATAAGGTTAGACAGTGTTGAAACACACCATCTTTGACCAATAACACAGCTACTTGACTTGATCAAACCGACACCATTTCtttaatgagaaatgatattatATTTGAAACACTAGCCGTTAGGCACTTCTTTAAATCTATCTTCATCCCCCCTCAAAACCTTGGGCACCACAGTGAACAAGATTTTGGAATAGAGAATCTGGAAACGGTGCGTTGGCAGACtctttgtaaaaatgtttgcAAGCTGATCATATGTAGAGATGTATTTAATCTGAAGATCCTTGCGAAGAACTCGTTCACAAACGAAATGGTAGTCAACCTCGATGTGCTTCGTGCGAGCGTGAAAAACAGGATTGGAAGCAATAGCTAAGGCAAAGACGTTATCGCACCAAATCTTGGGAGGAAGAGCAAGAAAAATGCCCAAATCACGAAGAACCTGACGAATCCAACAAAGTTCAGCAGCAGTGGAAGCTAGAGCACGGTACTCAGATTCAGTGGAGGATCTGGAAACCGTTAGTTGTTTCTTAGCACTCCAAGTGATGGGGTTGGTCCCCAGATACACAATAAAGCCAATAGTAGATCTTCGATCATATGGGTCACCAGCCCAGTCTGAATCGGAGAAGGCAGATAGTGACAAAGGACCAGGCTTAAGAAGAACACCAAAATGTTGTGTACCAACTAAATAACGGAGGATGCGTTTAGCGGCAACAAGATGAACATCTGTGGGGAAGGACATGAATTGACAGACCTGATGCACAGCAAAGCTTAAATCTGGCCTGGTGAAGGTGAGATAGTACAGAGAGCCAACAAGACTGCGATAAACATGAGGATCAGGAAGAGCTGAGCCATCATCTGGAACAAGACGAACATTGGGAACACAAGGTGTTTTGGCAGGCTTAGAATGAAGCATATTATGCTTAGTGAGAAGGTCAGTGATGTATTTAGCTTGATTGATAAAAAGCCCCTGTGGGGAGCGATGAATGTGAAGTCCCAGAAAGTAGTGTAAATCCCCCAAATCCTTCAACTCAAAAGTTTGGCTCAACTGGGCAATAAGAGATTGAATGAACACTGGAGAGTTACCAGTGAGAATGATGTCATCAACGTAAACTAGGAGATACACAAGAACGCCATTATAACGAAGAATAAACAGAGATGAATCTGCCTAAGAAGATGCAAATCCCATGTGAAGGAGGTGAGTAGAAAACCTCTCAAACTAGGCACGGGGAGCCTGTTTCAGCCCATAGAGAGATTTTTGAAGCTTACAAACATAGTTGGGAAACCTGGGGTCAACATAACCAGAGGGCTGGACCATGTGAACAGTCTCTTTGAGATGACCATGGAGGAAAGCATTTCGCACATCAAGCTGCTTTAAGGGCCAATTAAACTGAACAGCAAGGGATAAAATGATCCTCACAGTAGGAGGCTTAATGACAGGGCTAAAtgtctcatcaaaatccacaCCAAATTGTTGATGGAAGCCCTTTGCCACAAGTCTTGCTTTGTAACGACTGATGGAGCCATCACTGTTGCGTTTAAGTTTGTATACCCACTTGCATCCCACAACATTTTGACTGGGATGAGAAGGAACAAGGATCCAAGTATCCTGTCTTTGAAGAGCCTCAAACTCTTCATCCATGGCTTTACACCACTGAGGATATTGGACTGCAATTTTGAAGCTTGGTGGCTCCAATTCTGAGTAGTCAATCTTAGCAGTGAGAGCCTGAATAGCAGTGAAGGCTTTGGGTTTGGAAATACCATTTTTAGACCTAGTGACCATTGGATGAGTGTTGGAAGGAATTAAAGGTAAGGAAGCAGGTGTGGGGTCAGATGTAGGGGTAGGGACAAGCTCAGATGTAGGATGTGGAGATGGAGGATCACTAAAAGATATAGAAGTGGACGTAGAGGTGGGCTGAGACTGAATAATATGAGAATGAAGTAATGTGGCATCTGGAGTAGGCTGAGTAGATGGGACTTGAGGAGGCTGAGTAGAAGTATTAGGAGATGTAGGTGTAGACTGACATATATGAGAAGAATGCCAAGAACCAGAAGATAAAGGAGAAGTCTCAGGATATAAAAACTTAGACTCATTGAATAGAACATGTCTAGTGATGTATATTCTGTGAGTTGTAGGGTCAAGGCAAATATAGCCCTTGGAGTGTGTGGGATAGCCAAGAAACAGACATGGTTTAGTATGTGGTTGAAGTTTGTGAGAGTTGTAAGGGCGAAGCAAGGGAAAACATGTGCAGCCAAAGACCCTAAGGTGACTAATATCAGGTTTAGAGTTGTATAGCTTTTCCCAAGGTGACAGATTGTTTAGGATAGGAGTAGAAAGTCTATTTATAATGTGTGTAGCTGTAGAAACAGCATAGGACCAATAGGAAATAGGAAGATGGGAATGGGAAAGTAGAGTAAGTGAACACTCCACAAGGTGTCTGTGTTTCCTTTCTGCCACACCATTCTGTTGTGGTGTGTGTGGACAAGAAAGTTGGTGAGTGATACCTTGGGTTGAGCAGAATTCTTTAAAGGCATTAGAGGTAAACTCTCCACCACAATCTGTCCTTAAAATCTTGATTTTATGGTCAAGCAAATTTTCTACCGTGGCTTTGAAATACTTGAAAATAGTA contains:
- the LOC126728400 gene encoding pectinesterase inhibitor 5-like, with product MASPISCLSILVIPLLVTSLFYQVSNADRALVESICHNSTDYEFCLSSLLSDERSIKSALPTLELISIELNLKVIAVAVNRIPDVRKTLTDPVDKTRLQNCESDIGDAHENMLRASDGAGFQNYDKAQTSLTAALLKIGECSDEYESSPKRQSPLSDLTFKMGRLIDISYVIINKILPV